The segment TTACCGCTGCCGGTGGGGCCGGAGACGATGATGATGCCATAAGGCCGGCGGATGATGCGGTTGAAGATGTCCATGTCTTCCTGTTCAAAACCGAGGGTGTTGAGTTTGAAGCCAAACTCACCCTTGTCCAGAAGACGCATCACCACTTTTTCACCCAGCACGGTGGGGGTGATGGATACACGCACGTCCACACTCTTGAGTGAGGTTTTGAGAGCAATGTGGCCATCCTGGGGCAGTCTTCGTTCAGCGATGTTCAGCTTGGACATCACCTTGACCAGAGAGATAAGGCCGGGGTGCATGCCAATGGGCGGGGTCATCACTTCACGCAGAGCACCGTCCACACGGTAACGCACCCGGGTGTTTTTAATCAGGGGCTCGATGTGGATGTCGGTGGCGTTGGACTTGATCGCTTCGTTGATGATCAGATTCAAAAGTCTTACGATGGGAGCATCAGCCTCACCGGAAGCAGCAGAAATGGTGATCTCGTTCTCGTCGTCGTCCATAGCCACAAAATCGAAGCCGTCAACCGCGTCTTCCACCTCGGAGGTGGTGCGGATTCTCTTGTAGTGCTTTTCGATGGTGTCGCGCAGCGCGGTATCGGAGATCAGCCTGGGCTTCACGTTCTTGCCCAGGATTTTCTTGAGGCTGTCCAGCACTGTAAGGTTGTCTGGATCTGTCATGGCCACCACCATACCGTCGTCATCTTCGCGCAGAGCGATCACGCGATTCTGGTTGGCATAGGGTTCAGGGATCATTCTGACTACTTCCAGGTCAATTTCCATCAGTTCGCTTTCCTGGGCGATCTCGTAATCAAGCTGCATGTGCAGCACGGAAAGCAGCTGCGCCTCGGTGATATGGCCAAGCTTGACCATGGTCTCACCGATCTTGAGCCCGAAATTGGATTGTTTGGTGAGAGCTTCTTTGACCTGATCTTCGGTGGCATAGCCTTCGTGGACCACGATTTCACCGAAGGGGGCAAATTGCGGGTTATAATTCATTTAAATCATCCTTACATGGTATTTTGGAACCGTTGTGGCAGCCCGCGCCAACATTATAAAGCCGAAGCGGCGGAGACGGCCGGGGCCGCCTCCGCGTATCGGGTGAAGTTTCTTAGAATGGGGGACCAGGTGTCCAGTAGCGGTAGAGGTGGACGCTCGTTTCCGCTGTTACGTTGGTGCCCATGATGCGGGCGAATACAATGCCGCTGGTTTCTCCGGCGGTTTCGGTCATCCCATCGCCGGCTGGACACTCCAACCTGTGATATCGGATCTGTCCCCAGGCCCAGCCAGCTTTTTCCCCGGTGCCCCAACTCCCGTCATCGGTGTAGATCTGCCAGGGCGGATCAGTCGGATAGTTATTGTTGTAGCCTGGTATGGCCACAAACTGTCCCTTGGTGGAGAGCAGCATGATGGGAGCGTTGCCCACGGCCGATCCCTGGCCGTCGGTGAGCACGGCAAATATATCGGCTGATTTCCAATCCGGACTGGTGGCGCCAAAGACCAGCGAGGCTGGGATGGCTTGGATCTCGAACTCGGGATCGTTGAGCGGAAGCTGAACTGTGGCATAGCCAGCCACGCTAGTGCCATGCATTTCTCCTGTACTGGCCCGGATGGTGATCCAATCATAGGTATAGATGCCAGAATAGGTAAGCGTGGTGAAGGCCACTCCGGCAAGGGAGTCTCCGGCCACGTTTGCGTTGCCTGTGTAGGCATCGCCGACTATCTGGCAGTTGGTAACGTTGTTGATGAGCTCAAACAACACAGAGGTTCTATACCCGACCGGGTTGCCATAAATATCTTTGACCACGGCCTGGGCAACGACGCGCCACAGCCCGCCTTCCATGTTTTCACCGGTGTTGAATGCACCAATGGAGGGAATCACCTCATGCGGAGGTCCGGACCTGATCACAATATTGGCCTTGGTGGCATGCACCCATCTGCCGGATTCAGTGGTGCAGGAAGCCCTGATGATCAGGATTCCCGACTGGGTGCCGCTGTTCACAGAGATTTGGGCTTCACCTCCATTGGATACCACCAGCACACTGTCCATCACGGGGTAGCCGTTGAGGTTGGCTCCCGCGGGAGGGGTTGTATTCATAATCCGGAAATAGATATCCTGGGGTCTGTCGATCAGGTTGCCGTTGATGTCTTTAAGCTTCACCCTGAGGATGGCGGTATCGGTGCCACCTGTATTGGCAACATCGAGCACGATTTGTTCATCCTGAGTGAAGGAGATGGAGTGGATGTCGTCAGAAGTGACGTTGAAGATAAGCTGGGTCTGCAGGGTGTCGTTGTTGGCAAAAGCCTTGATGGTGGCTGCCCCAGCTGTGAGGCCAGGCGTAAACCGCACCTGGGCTTCACCCATGTTGTCTGTATTGATGGTAACGGATTGGGTTGTGTTTATGAAAGTGCCCAGGTCCGTTTCAAAGCGCACCGGCTTTATCTGGCAGGGATTTCCGTGGGGATCGTTAAGCGTAGCGCGCATGAAGATACGGTTTTGGCTGGCCACGAAACTGGTGTCCGCCTCTATGAGTTCGCCACCTACCTCTACAAAGGACTGCAGCCCTATGGTGAAGGGGTTTCCAGGCCTGATCAGCACTTCCCGGGTGCTGTTCACATTGCCGATTGTGGCTGTCACAAAGGCGTTTTCCACACCAGGCGTGGTGGTTGCCACCGCTCCGGCATTGTACTTCGCATAGGCGCGGCCATTAATTGTTTTGCCCACAAAGGTAACACCCAGCACGTTGCCGGCGTCGTCAACAAACCTGCCCATGGTGCAGTTAAAGGTGATCAGGGTGTTGTCCGGCACCGGATTGCCCAGAACATTAATGGCCATGGCATTGATTTCGGTGGTCTGCATCACATTCATGGGATAGGGGTTTGCCTGGGAGAGGAAATTCAGGGTGACATTCTCCACTTCGGGAACTTCGTCGATGAAGACCTGCACTTCGGCAGTATCGGCGGAAGCAAGCACATTGGTGTCAGTTGCCGAGTATTTGCGAACCACGGCTGTGATAGTGGCAAGGCCACTTTCGCCGTCATCCCAGAAGGTGGTGGTGGCCACACCGCTGCTGTCTGTGGGAACTGCGGCCAGGATACGTCCCAGATTCGTGCGGAAATTCACTATCTGCGAGGGCACACCGAAACCTTCACCGTTTTTCACGGTAACGCTGATTTCAGAAAACGTGATGTTGTTGTCAGCATAGATGGTATCCGGTGAGGCGGTAATCTTGGTAATGATCCGCATTTCGTTGGGATCAGTGCTTAACCCACCAGTGAGAGGCGGCAAGCGCCTGTCACAGGATGAGAAAACCGCAAGTGTTAGCACCAGCAAGGTCAGAAGGGGTAAAAAGGTTTTAAACTTCTTCATGGTATCTCCCCTTAGTTCTCGTCATTTTCATACTTAATCAGACGACGGGTGAGGCGTTCATCCAAAACCGGTTCGCCCAAGTCTTTGCTATTCTGGATTTCCGGGTCGATGCTGAACTGGTCAGCAGTGACCAATCTAGGCGTGATCTCAATGATCAGATCGGAATTTTCCACTTGTTCCTGACGGTGCTGGAACAGTCTGCCGATGAAGGGCATGTCACCCAGCAGCGGAAGCTTGCTCACTTTCTGGCTGATACTGGAGCTAAGCAGACCGCCCACGATGATCTTATGCTCGTTGGGGACGGTGACTGTTGAGGAAATGCGGCGCACCTTTTTACGGGGTACATAGCCGCCCACCAGTTCGGTGACAGAGCTAACTTCCGGTGCGATGTGAGCGGTGATCTGGCCTTCATCGTTGACCGTGGGCGTAACCGTGAGCATGATGCCCACTTCTTCTCGCTCGACCTGGATCTGTTTGTCGTTGTCGGTAACCACGAAGGGCACCACTTCACCGATATGAATCTGGGCTTCGTTGCCGTTCAGGGCGGTCACCCGGGTATCGGTAAGCAGCTTGGCGGCATTGTTTTCCAGCAGCCAGTCTATGGTGATGTCAAAGGCGGTCAACTGACGGCTGAAATGGCCGATGTCGTTGAAGCCGTTGATCCTCTGGAAATACTGCTGGTCCGGCAGAATTTCGAAATCGGTGGGGTTGCCGTAGGGTAGATATCCCTCCGAATCGCTAAAGTTATAGGGCAGTCCCGTTCCCTCTGCGTTCACAGGATCTTCGGCGAGGACGGTAGTGAGGTGGTTGAGGCGGCTCCAGTCGATGCCAAATTTCTTGGCGTCGGTGAGGCTAATCTCGATCAGGCGTACCCTGATTTCAATCTGCTTCTGAGCGATGTCGATCGTCTGCACCAAATCTCTCACGCTTTCAAAAGTATCTGTGTTGCCATAGACCATGATGGCGTTTTGGCCTTCCAGCGGGACCACGGAGACCTCGGAATTGGCAAGTGCTTCGCTAACCTTGGCGGCATCGAGGTTCTTGAGGTAGATGATATTGCTGCGATGGCCTGAAGACTCGGCGATATTTTGCTGGGTCCCCACGAGGAAGGTGTTGTCACCGTAGATCTTATAGGACAGCCCGGCGGATTTGGCCACCAGTGAGACGGCTGTTTCGACAGGAACGTCCTTGATGCTGACGGTCACCCGTTTCTGTTCCTTTTCAGTGCCGGCAGACTGGTCTGTGGCCAGCACGATATTGGTGCCGCTGAGACGGGCAAGGGTGCTGAGCACGGAGGACAGGGGTTCGTCCACGCTGTTAAGAGTCACGGGTTTTCTAAGAGCGCTCGTTTGTGCACTCAAGGCTGCGATCCCCAGCAGGAAACTCAGAATCAGAGTGCAAATCATAAAGCGTTTGAACACGAAGGCATTCAACATATTTTCTCCAGCTTCGTAGTATTTTTTCATGATTAATAGTTTTGATCGGTGTTTTGCCGCCTGAGTTCCTCTTGCGAGAAATCGGGCATTTGGGGACGCGGCTGTATGCTCAGGGTTTGCGGCCCGCCGTAATAGATACCAACGTTTTGCTCATTGATCCAAGTGATTCGGCGCCCTTCTATCACATCGCCCACACCGCCAGTGTAGATCTTGTCCTGATACTCCACAGTGACCAACCGTTTCCCGGTCTCCTCGTCGATATAGGTTCCCGTGGGGCGGAAAGTGTTGCGCAGGGCGCTTTCAAATTCCTTGGCCAAGTCAAAGCGGTCCTTGATGATATTGCCCTGCCTGAGGGGATCGTGGGCAACCGTAAAGACAGTATTCTTGCGCTCGAGAATCGATTTCTCGATAGACATGATCCTGTTGCGCAGGGTATCGGAGACAGATTCGTTGGTGTATTTGGACTGATCCGGCACCTTGGTTGATTTGGAGTTGTAGGTCACCAGCCGGATGGCAAAAGCCAGCAGGGAGATGAAGAGCAAGGCTATGGCGAGGTCTTTTAAATATCTGAATTGCATGCCTAAACCTCCTTTTTAACCTTCAAAATCGACATTTCCATGGTGATCCGGTAGATGTTGGCGGAGCCGTCAGTTGCCTGGCTTTTCTCAGTAGTCTGCAGCGGAGATACATCAAGATACTGGATCTTGATGATGTGGTTTTGGGCTTCGAGCTCAGAGATGAATTGCCCCATCTGACGGAAAGTGCCTTGAAGTTCAATCGTGTATGTGGTTTCGAGCATCCCGACCTGAGTGAACTTGTTGGAATCTGAGATTTTGATCAGCTTCAACTGGTTTTGGTCGCGCAGCATTTCGATCCCACGCTGGAAGTTGTTGAGCTCATCAACCGAGAACTTTTTTTCAGTGGTAAGGCTGTTGTCAAGGATCTCACGGAACTGGCTGAGCTGCTGGTCCATGATCATGGCGCTGTTCAGTTTTTCCAAGGTGGTCTTGATCTTCTTGTCATAGTTTTCGATCTCGCCGAGATTCTTTCTCAGGGAATTACCGGCCAGCATGAAAAACAGTACAGAGATCAGGACCATTCCCAAGATGAAGACAGTATATTTTTCTTTCATTATTGCACCGCCTTCCGGCTCAGTTCCGAGGAATTGCGGCTGTAACATTCGATGAGGAATTCCAAAATCTCGGTGTCCTTGGCAATCTGGCGATTTTTAGAGCCGGATTTGATCTCGGGAAAGTCGTTGCTGATCTCAGGGTTGGCCTTCAGGCGCTGGACGAAATCGAATGTAACATCGCCTTCCTGAATGCGCTTGTCCACTTCGATAATCCCGTTTAGGGTGAGCACACCGTTGCTGAACTGGAACTTACGCACAGCCAGTTGCTTGTCGATCTCCTGGCTGAGGGCTTCCAGCTTCTTGGTCCAGAAAATGCGGTCGTTGAAGGTTTCAGCCAATCTGGTGACATCATTCACCGAGAGGTACTCACCGCTGGTCTCATACTCGCTTAGTTGGGAATCGATCTTGGTATAGTAGGCCTTGCGGTTTTTAACTTTCCTTTTGAGGTTGTTATTCAGATAAAGGAGCCCGGCGAACATGACCAGCGCACCCAGCAGAAAGCCAATGACGGCATTGCGGAAGGCTTTGTTTTCCCGCTCGGTCTGGAGCTTGATCTCGCCGTATTTGTTCAGGTTGATCTTGAAGAAAAAGTTTGGTGTCATACTCACGTACCTATTCCTGCCGCATAGCCAGGCCTATGGCCAGGGCCAGCTGCGGATCCTTTTTATCTGCGAATTTCTCCGGCATTTCCACATTGATGAAGGGCATGAAAATGTCCGTGGGAACGCTCACTCTTTCCTCAATGTATTCGCGGAGGCCTTTAAGCTTGGCTGTTCCGCCCATAAGGTAAAGCTTGCGAAAGTCGCTGTTGCCTGCTTCCTTGACGTAGAAACGGAGCGAACGGCGCAGTTCTTCCACGATCACGTCTTCGGTAGATTTTTCCGATATGTCCAGCATGCTGATGGTTTGCTTGCTGACCGCGCCGGGATCGTCCATAAGGCCGAATTCCAGCTTGTAGTTCTCGGCCTCCTCCCACTCCATCTGACGCTTGCGCATGATGTCCCGGGTGAAATTATAGCCCCCAAAGGGGATGTCGCGGGCAAACAGCCTGGAATCAGGCCCCCAGATCACCATGTTCGTACGGTGCGCCCCCAGATTCAGCAACACATACACCCCTTCCTCTACAAAGGCGTTGAGGGCAAAGCTGTTGGCCACTGCCAGGGAGTCGATATCCACAATGTTGGGATTCAGGCCGGCTGTGACCAGGGTGTTGGTGTGCTCGTTCAGCAGTTCCTTGGAGGTGGCGGCCAGGAGGATGTTCATGTTGTTCGTTTTCTCCTCAACATCGATCACCTGGAAATCCAGGACCATGTCCGTGCCGCTGATGGGAATGTGTTTCTTCGCTTCGAAGAACAGGGCGGATTCCAGTTCGTCATCAGGCAGAAAGATGGTCTTGATCTGCTTGATGCTGGTGTTGTCCCCTCCCACAGAGGTAACCAGATGCTGGATCTTTTTGGGATTGATGTGCATGGCTTTCATGATCTCGACGATCACCGGGGCGAAGCGATCGGGGCGAAGATCGCTGGGCACGTATTCCACACCAATCGGGACGGTTGGCCGGATTTCGCAGTTTAGCAGCCTGAAGCCTTCGTGCAGCTTTTTCAGATGCACCGCCTTGACGCTATGGCTGCCTATGTCGATTCCGACCGATTCTTTGATCTTGGTCGTTTTCGCTTTCTTCATCGTTCCTCTTATCTCTGACGTTTAATATATAAGTATCACAGGTATTCCGGCGGGCGCTTGATAACCCAGTTCACCGCGGCAAAAGGAGTCTCGTCTTTGCGGTTGACTTCCGGAAAATCTATCGGCGAAATCCGGTAAAACCTGTTGTCGTAATAATAGTTCTTTTTATAGCCAGTGCCTGTTCCCGAAGCCCCGGGGAAGTTGATGTTCGTGAGGGTAAACCCGAAAACGGGATCGTTGTGCTGCACCGCCATTGGCAAGCTAGTGGGGCCGCAGTAATCGATGGGCTGGTCCCAGTTGTTGTTCGAAGGCCATTCCTCATCGTAATAACTGCGGTGCACGAATCCCCTGCGGCGCTGGGAAATGGAACCGTAAACGTTGATATAGCCTCGTTCCAGGTAGGGTGTGCGCTCAGGCCAGAGGGGATTGTACCAGGGATAGTCGATCCTCAGGTTGCGGTTTCCAGGTCCCGTGGAGGCCCAAAGCTGCCCGGGACGGTGGGGGAAGCGGTAGCGATGCAGGTCGATTCTGGTGTAGGTTACGTTGTTCACCGTAACATCCGGCACGGAGGGATGCGGATGCTGGTACTCAAAGGTAAAAACCCCATCGCCGTGTGAGTTGTCGGGTCCGTCATCACCCAATGCGGCCATGGCCGCGTAGATCCAGATGCCGCCATTACCGGTGTCTGGACCGGAAGTCCCATGCACGCGCGTGGAGTCGATCGGGTCACGGTACCCGTATTTGATCACGATCGATTTCTCGGAGACCAAGCCAACCACATCGGTGCGGTTGCCTATGGGGTCGGTGCCCACAGCCGTGTTCATCAGCGTGATGTCATCCAGCAGAAAGAGGGTGTCGCCACATCCCCAAGTCTGGTATGTACCAAAGTTTCCCTTAATCCAGAGTTTGTTGTTCACCCACTTGGATGTGTTCATGGCTGTGCCGTTGTGGAAAAAAGACCAGACGGTGTCCCGCACGGTATATTGGTTATTATACAAAAATGTGGCAGGGTTTTCAGGAGGATAGGGATTGTACACAGGCGTGATTTGTTGATAGGGTTCCATAACTTCGCCCATATAAGCTGCATAGCCGGCGCCGTCCACATCCACGTACATAATAACGTTTGGATTATTATATTGAGGGCCCACAACGTTGTTTCTGCGGCGGATGCTGGAGGCCTCATCCGGGAAAACGGTGTAGGCATACCCTTCGGAGAGGCCGCCCTGGAAAACCTCTGTTTCAGAATAGGAGCCGGAAAATGAAATAACCTCGCCGTGGGTGGAAACCCAGCCGTAGAAAGTTGGCCAGCCGTTGTTTATGCCTCCGCTGGTTTTTTTGATCCAGATGTTCGTGTTGCTGTGAACTCGGCCGTGGAGGACGTCCGGACCGTGGAAATAGACGTTGGTGGCGTTGGGCGATTCGTCGGTGTCAGTAAAATACATGAATTTGGCAAAGGTCTCGGTTTCCAGGGTATAGATGCCGTATTTGCGGACCATGGAATATTTGGGGTTCAGCATCGCTGTTTGCCCTATCCCTGATTTGGAGCGGACCAACGATTTCACCTGGGTTTGCTGAGCCTGGTCGCCCATAACCACATCATCATCTGTAATAAAACTCAACCCTCCCTTGGTAAGTAGGGACTGGATTTTGAATGTCTTGCGCATCGCCGAGTTTGTGATCTCCACGCTGCGCTCGGAAGTGCGCACGGGGATGAGCACAGTACCCATTTTCTGCGCGATCTTCTGCCCGCGATATGCCTCGCTGCGCAGCAAGATAATGCCTTGGAAACCCTCAAAATCATACTGGAAGGCAACCACATCGCGCATGGCCAGGCTGGACAGGGTGAAACCAGACATCACGCCCACAACCGCCAGAAGCATGGCAATAGCCACGTTGCCGCTGGGTCGCTTGAACATTTTAAACATGGAATCTCCCTTTCAGGGGCTTTTGCTTCCTCATTTCTTAGCCATCTTGGTCGTGAATTTCACAGAACGGTACCTATTAGCTCCGGTCTTCACCCTCGCGTGCAGTTCCACCTGCAAGACGAGCACATCCTGGTCTGGATTGACTTTTGTGAACAGGAATTTGTCCACGATCATCTCGTCCAAGTTTTCCTTTTTAGGAAAGATGTACAGCGGTGAGGCAACCTGCACTCCCCGGTGCACATATCTGCAGCGCACAGCACCATCATACAGATAGAATTGCGCGTAGTCGAGCGTTTCCAGGCCTTTGTCTGTGGGTGGGATGATGCGCAGGTCTGTGCTGGAGTTGGTGGTGGTGTTTAAGAGGCGCATGTTCAGGGCATTTGCCACCCCGTAGTATTCCATGTCCTGGGCATTGCCCACCGGAACTCCGTTTTTAATTAGGTTCAGGCAGTCCAGGGCGTCCTTTTGCAGTTCAGCCCAAGCAGTGAGTTCCCGGTATTTTCTGAAAAAGGTGCCGATTCCCAAGGCTGCCGCAAATATAAGAATAACAGAGATGGCCATCACAACGACCAGTTCGGCCAGGGTGACACCGCGTTGGCGGCCCAAGATGGAGTTTGCGAAGGTTCGTTTGGTATTCATCAGAGGAAATAGTCTTCCCGCATCCGGATATGGCGTTCTTTCTTCGAGCCGGGATCGATCCATCTGAAGGTAGCTTCCAGCTGTATGTAGTTCAGAAGCTGCTCGTTGGACGTCTCCTGGGCGTTGCGCGTCGTGACCGTCATGTTTCCACACAGAACGTGTTCCGGGTTTGTGTCATCGAGGATATACTGCTTGTTCAACTGCAGCTCGAAAGGTTTGCTGCGGGTATGGCGGTAATATTCCATCTCAAGTTCACCGGTTATGAGCAGGGTGGCAACCCGGTCGCGGTAGTTTGTGAGAAGCTGCCGCTCCGCGTAAACCACGCCGATATATATGGCGAGGACAGTCACGACCACCACTGTCATCACCGCCATGGTCTCCAAAATGGTGATGCCGCTTTGTCTGCTTAGCAGGCCAAGCGGCTTCACCTTATTCATCTTATTATATTCATTCATCAGTTAAATCCCGCGCCAGAGGCAAACTGCTTGGGATTGTCAGCGAATTCTTCCGCAATGGTCCTTTCCACAAGGTTGTTCATCACCAGGTTGTATAGAGACTGGTCGCGAGTCTGCATGCCTTCCTTGGTGCTGGCCTGAATAATGGAGGGGATCTGGTAGGTCTTTTCCTCACGGATCAGGTTACGCACCGCAGCGTTGGCCACCATGATCTCCAGGGCGGGAACGCGGCCTTTGCCGTCCTTGGTGGGCAGCAAAGTTTGTGAGAGCACGGCTTCCAGCGATTCGGAGAGCATCGAGCGCACCTGTTGCTGCTGCTCTTTGGGAAACATGTCGATGATGCGGTCGATCGACTTGGTGCAGCTTCCGGTGTGCAGGGTGGCAAAAACCAGGTGGCCGGTTTCTGCGGCTGTCAAAGCCAGGGACACCGTTTCCAAATCGCGCATTTCGCCCACCAGGATCACGTCCGGGTCCTCGCGCAGAGCGCTTCTCAGCGCTGCCGTGAAACTCTTGGTATCGTGTCCCAGCTCGCGCTGGTTGATCAGGCTGTTCTTGCTCTTGTGCACAAATTCGATGGGGTCTTCCACCGTGATGATGTGGCAATAGCGGTTGTCGTTGATCGTGTCGATCATCGTAGCCAGGGTGGTGGATTTGCCGCTGCCGGTGGGGCCGGTCACCAGGATCAGTCCCTTTTCCTTGTGGGTAAGCTTTTTCAGAATGTCAGGAAGATGCAGTTCCTCATAGCTTTTGATTTCGTTTGGGATCACGCGGAAAGCGCATGAGACCCCGTTGATCTGATGGAATGCGTTCACTCGGAAGCGCACGTCGTTGCTCAGTTTGGTGGAAAAGTCGATCTCAAGGTTTTCCTTGAACATCTCTTGCTGGACTTCGTTCATCACACCGAAAACCAGGGTCTTTACCTCTTCCGCTGACAGGATGGGCAGATTCAGCCTTTTCATCCGGCCGTTAACACGCACCATGGGGTGTGCGCCAGCCGCGATGTGGAGGTCCGAAGCTCCCGCTTCCGCCGTGAAGCGTAACAATTCGTGGATAGTCAACTTGTTTCCTCCAGATTAATCGGTGTCGGCTTCCACTCCCTCCGTGTCCGGGTCAGTGAACTGGTCTACGCCATAACCGTGGAATTTGCCTTCTTCAACGTCGAACCACACCTGTTTGTCAGGTCCGCCGGGGAATTCTTCCGTGGAGGTGGCGATGAATTTCTTGGGCGGGTTGCCGGTGACTTCGAATTTCCAATACCGGCTGGTGCTTCCGTCGAGGTTGGTTTCTTTCAGGGCTTTCTCGATGGTATAGTCCTGAGTGCTGCCGTAGGTTTGGCTGTAAATCTTATAAGTGTTGCGGATGGCGCCGATGGCGGTTTGAGCTTCAGCGGAACGGGATTTTTCCACGTGACGCATATAGATCGGAACAGCCAGGGCTGCAAGGATGGCGACAATAATCACCACCACAAGAACTTCGATCAGGGTAAAACCCTTCTGGTTTTTCAGTTTCCTGAGCATTCGTATTTCCTCCTTGCGGAACTTTTTTTCAGGTTCTTTTATGGCTTGCACAATGCGTGCCAATTCTCTGGAAAATTTCATCAATCCAGAGATGCCAATAAATATCTTGACGCATTCTTGTCCAATCTTTTTTTTGCATTTGCCTCAAATTCTCTCAGATTACCTAAGGAGACAAACATGAATATATCACGTTGGCTATCAATCGCCATTATTGTAGCTGTGGGAATGGCAACCTGTTTCGCGGATGAAACCGCTCCCACAGAACTTAAAAACCAGAACCGGCTCAATGACGCTGACGTCCTTGCCGAATGGAACGGAGGTGTCATCACCCGCAAAGACCTGGATACCAAAATCTCCCACCTGCCGGTGAACCAGCAGGGCCGCTACCGTACGGTGGATGGGCAAATCCAGGTGCTGGACATTATGGCCATGGAAGAGGCCTTTATGGCCAAAGCCATCCAGCTTGGGGTGGACAAGGACCCCGATGTCATGAAACTCATCGAAGCCGGAACCCGCCAGTTCTATATCCAGGAATACTACAAACGTAATGTCAGCGATCTCGTGATCGTCACCCAAGCCGATAAACAGAGATACTACGATGACAATAAACAGGCTTTCTACGAATTTCCCAATATAACCCTCAACTACATCCAAACCAAAGATGAGGCCGACGCCCTGGCCGCAATCGCCGAACTTCAGGCAGGGAAAAGCTTCGGGGAGGTTTCGAACGCGTACAACATCAATACCTATGCCAAAGGAATCAAGGGAGTTATCAAAAACATCCGCCTCAACGGCAACATCCCCGGTGTGGGCAACGACTTGGAGCTGGAAAAACACATCGCCGATTCACAGCCCGATCCCACCGCGATAAACGGCCCCTTCAAAACCAACTCCGGCTGGCATCTCTTCCAAACTGTGGATTACAAAGCCGGACGCCAGAAACCTTTTGATGAAGTAATGCCCGAGCTTGAGCAGCGCGCCCGCCCAGGTGTGGAAACCAGGATCCTCAACGACCTGACCGACCGGCTCAAAGCAAAATACGCGGTTGCGGTGGACACCACCAGAGTTGACGAAATCGACCTCAAGGACCGTGCCAAGAACGAAGAGATAATGGACCTCAACCTCATCTCATCCTCAAATCCGGATTTGAACATCACCGTGGCCGTTCTGCTTGACCGCTATGCCCAGCTCTCACCGCAGGAACAGCTCTTCTTCAGCAAGGGCGAAGCCGCCAGGCAACTGCTGGACCAGGAACTCGTCCGCAGCCTGCTTTACGCTGATGCCAAGGCTCAAGACTACAGCCAAAACCTCAAGGAAAATCCAGAATTTGAACAGATGAAGCGCTATTACATCCTGAACAGAGCCTTCCGCCAGCTCGTCGTGGACGCCATCCAGATCACCAGCGAGGAAGCGAGGGCTTATTACGACGAACACATCGACGATTACAGCACCCCTCCCCACCGCAAGATAGAGGTCCTCTGGTTCACCGATGCCGATGAAGCTGAAGCCGCGCGCAGCAAATATGACCTCTACGTCGGGTTCAATGACCAAACCCGCATTGACAAGCTGATCGCCGATAAATCAGTCAAACC is part of the Candidatus Cloacimonadota bacterium genome and harbors:
- a CDS encoding prepilin-type N-terminal cleavage/methylation domain-containing protein — protein: MLRKLKNQKGFTLIEVLVVVIIVAILAALAVPIYMRHVEKSRSAEAQTAIGAIRNTYKIYSQTYGSTQDYTIEKALKETNLDGSTSRYWKFEVTGNPPKKFIATSTEEFPGGPDKQVWFDVEEGKFHGYGVDQFTDPDTEGVEADTD
- the tadA gene encoding Flp pilus assembly complex ATPase component TadA produces the protein MNYNPQFAPFGEIVVHEGYATEDQVKEALTKQSNFGLKIGETMVKLGHITEAQLLSVLHMQLDYEIAQESELMEIDLEVVRMIPEPYANQNRVIALREDDDGMVVAMTDPDNLTVLDSLKKILGKNVKPRLISDTALRDTIEKHYKRIRTTSEVEDAVDGFDFVAMDDDENEITISAASGEADAPIVRLLNLIINEAIKSNATDIHIEPLIKNTRVRYRVDGALREVMTPPIGMHPGLISLVKVMSKLNIAERRLPQDGHIALKTSLKSVDVRVSITPTVLGEKVVMRLLDKGEFGFKLNTLGFEQEDMDIFNRIIRRPYGIIIVSGPTGSGKSTSLHAALKEIEDVETNIITVEDPVEYRLEGVTQIETKEQIGLTFGTALRSVLRQDPDIVLIGEIRDEETADIAIKFSLTGHLVFSTLHANDAPSTVTRLIDIGIKPYLVGSSLSLVMAQRLVRKICPYCIMDYKPTDQEISDCGLSPEQAAQINFKIGRGCVHCDNTGFAGRTGIFELLTVNPEIRSIIYDGGNQDLIREAALRAGMRTLHDAAITKMVKGITTIREVIKMTIVE
- the pilM gene encoding type IV pilus assembly protein PilM, whose translation is MKKAKTTKIKESVGIDIGSHSVKAVHLKKLHEGFRLLNCEIRPTVPIGVEYVPSDLRPDRFAPVIVEIMKAMHINPKKIQHLVTSVGGDNTSIKQIKTIFLPDDELESALFFEAKKHIPISGTDMVLDFQVIDVEEKTNNMNILLAATSKELLNEHTNTLVTAGLNPNIVDIDSLAVANSFALNAFVEEGVYVLLNLGAHRTNMVIWGPDSRLFARDIPFGGYNFTRDIMRKRQMEWEEAENYKLEFGLMDDPGAVSKQTISMLDISEKSTEDVIVEELRRSLRFYVKEAGNSDFRKLYLMGGTAKLKGLREYIEERVSVPTDIFMPFINVEMPEKFADKKDPQLALAIGLAMRQE
- the pilO gene encoding type 4a pilus biogenesis protein PilO; the encoded protein is MKEKYTVFILGMVLISVLFFMLAGNSLRKNLGEIENYDKKIKTTLEKLNSAMIMDQQLSQFREILDNSLTTEKKFSVDELNNFQRGIEMLRDQNQLKLIKISDSNKFTQVGMLETTYTIELQGTFRQMGQFISELEAQNHIIKIQYLDVSPLQTTEKSQATDGSANIYRITMEMSILKVKKEV
- a CDS encoding type IV pilus twitching motility protein PilT — translated: MTIHELLRFTAEAGASDLHIAAGAHPMVRVNGRMKRLNLPILSAEEVKTLVFGVMNEVQQEMFKENLEIDFSTKLSNDVRFRVNAFHQINGVSCAFRVIPNEIKSYEELHLPDILKKLTHKEKGLILVTGPTGSGKSTTLATMIDTINDNRYCHIITVEDPIEFVHKSKNSLINQRELGHDTKSFTAALRSALREDPDVILVGEMRDLETVSLALTAAETGHLVFATLHTGSCTKSIDRIIDMFPKEQQQQVRSMLSESLEAVLSQTLLPTKDGKGRVPALEIMVANAAVRNLIREEKTYQIPSIIQASTKEGMQTRDQSLYNLVMNNLVERTIAEEFADNPKQFASGAGFN
- a CDS encoding prepilin-type N-terminal cleavage/methylation domain-containing protein, with the protein product MNTKRTFANSILGRQRGVTLAELVVVMAISVILIFAAALGIGTFFRKYRELTAWAELQKDALDCLNLIKNGVPVGNAQDMEYYGVANALNMRLLNTTTNSSTDLRIIPPTDKGLETLDYAQFYLYDGAVRCRYVHRGVQVASPLYIFPKKENLDEMIVDKFLFTKVNPDQDVLVLQVELHARVKTGANRYRSVKFTTKMAKK